Proteins from a genomic interval of Candidatus Poribacteria bacterium:
- a CDS encoding flagellar protein FlaG, producing the protein MRWRLRKQWVPRRCRRRELARRSPSVATPIGRRVPLDRELLTMETRIIDTRITATVQHNAAVEPAVPHTRQAGAVGNQKPMNPENPSAGLPRSARGTVASQKALPNTVEEANLLARSFKRGVSFALDSDSGQVVVLVTNEDTGEIIRQIPSEEFLEMVSRVQEVTGLFFDEVA; encoded by the coding sequence ATGAGGTGGCGGCTGCGGAAGCAGTGGGTTCCTCGACGATGCCGAAGACGGGAACTCGCGCGACGATCCCCTAGTGTGGCGACGCCAATTGGGCGTCGAGTGCCTCTTGATCGGGAGTTACTCACAATGGAAACGCGCATCATCGACACACGGATCACAGCGACGGTGCAGCACAACGCCGCGGTCGAACCCGCCGTACCGCACACGCGTCAGGCGGGCGCTGTCGGGAACCAGAAGCCGATGAACCCGGAGAACCCGTCAGCGGGTCTGCCGCGGTCGGCGCGCGGAACGGTCGCCAGTCAGAAGGCTCTGCCCAACACGGTCGAGGAGGCGAACCTCCTCGCGCGGTCGTTCAAGCGCGGCGTGTCGTTCGCGCTCGACAGCGATTCCGGGCAGGTGGTCGTCCTAGTCACGAACGAAGACACGGGCGAGATCATCCGACAGATTCCGTCCGAGGAGTTCCTCGAGATGGTCTCCCGCGTTCAGGAAGTCACCGGGCTGTTCTTCGACGAAGTCGCCTGA